A single genomic interval of Antarcticibacterium arcticum harbors:
- a CDS encoding penicillin-binding protein 1A: MASPTKKTKKQDTGYGKYIIGFWTLFGAGILLIIFIFLLAGWGAFGKMPKFEELENPETNLATEIFSSDGQTLGKYYNENRTPIKYEDLPTHLVQALVATEDERYYKHSGIDAKGTLRAAVYLGERGGASTIPQQLAKLLFTQDVSQNFVGRVMQKFKEWIIAIRLERQYTKEEIITMYFNKYDFIYQAVGVRSAAKIYFDKEAKDLKIEESAVLVAMLKNSALYNPVRRPEMVEQRRNQVFKQMEVNGFITSEEKDSLQAIPMKITFTPQGHDEGIATYFRVYLQGFMRDWIQKNPKPDGGEYNIYRDGLKIYTSIDSRMQKYAEEAVEMHLSHLQKEFDRQNKTNKTAPFRDITPEEVEDIINRSMKVSDRWRKMEAQGKSRDEIIKSFNKDAEMRVFSWSGIKDTIMTPRDSILYYKSFLNTGMMSMTPQTGEVKAWVGGINFKHFKYEHVKQARRQVGSTFKPFVYATAIDQLKLSPCDTLPRNHFTIEAGRMGAQSDWSPRNSDNKYGGMMTLKSALANSVNTISARLIAQTGPRPVIDMLNKLGVDTRNMPEVPSISLGTADMSVFEMVSAYSTFVNEGVYVKPVIVTRIEDKNGTTLYQHVPETKDVLSKETAYVTVNLMEGVTQSGSGIRLRGTWAGNQDHYKRAVTGYPYDFKNPIAGKTGTTQNQSDGWFMGMVPNLVTGVWVGAEDRAVHFPGITYGQGATMALPIWGIYMKKVYADKELEVSQGDFPRPDNLSIETNCGLYNQRNSRDQGIPDELEF, translated from the coding sequence ATGGCAAGCCCCACAAAAAAAACCAAAAAACAAGACACCGGATACGGAAAATATATAATTGGCTTCTGGACCTTGTTCGGGGCGGGAATTCTTTTGATCATTTTTATCTTCCTCCTTGCGGGGTGGGGAGCTTTTGGGAAAATGCCCAAGTTTGAAGAACTTGAAAATCCTGAAACCAATCTGGCAACAGAGATATTCTCATCTGACGGGCAAACACTGGGGAAATATTACAATGAGAACAGGACCCCTATAAAATATGAGGACCTTCCTACACATCTTGTACAGGCGCTGGTAGCAACCGAAGATGAAAGATATTATAAGCACTCGGGGATTGATGCCAAGGGTACACTTAGAGCCGCAGTTTATTTAGGAGAAAGAGGTGGGGCAAGTACCATTCCGCAGCAGTTGGCAAAATTATTATTCACCCAGGATGTCTCACAAAATTTTGTAGGCAGAGTAATGCAGAAATTCAAGGAGTGGATCATTGCAATCCGCCTTGAGAGACAATATACCAAGGAAGAGATCATCACGATGTACTTCAATAAGTACGATTTTATTTATCAGGCTGTAGGGGTACGCTCTGCCGCGAAGATCTATTTTGATAAAGAAGCCAAAGATCTTAAGATTGAAGAATCTGCGGTATTGGTGGCTATGTTAAAGAACTCTGCGCTTTACAATCCTGTGCGCCGCCCGGAAATGGTAGAACAACGCCGCAACCAGGTTTTTAAGCAAATGGAGGTGAATGGGTTTATAACCAGTGAGGAAAAGGATTCCCTGCAGGCTATTCCCATGAAAATCACCTTTACCCCGCAGGGACATGACGAGGGGATTGCAACTTATTTCAGGGTTTATTTACAAGGTTTCATGAGAGACTGGATCCAGAAAAACCCTAAGCCGGATGGCGGGGAATACAATATATACCGTGACGGATTAAAGATCTATACCAGTATAGATTCCCGAATGCAAAAGTATGCTGAAGAGGCCGTAGAAATGCATTTATCTCACCTTCAAAAGGAATTTGACCGTCAAAATAAAACCAATAAAACAGCACCCTTTAGGGACATTACTCCGGAGGAGGTCGAGGACATTATAAACAGATCCATGAAAGTTTCCGATAGATGGAGAAAAATGGAAGCTCAGGGAAAATCCAGGGACGAGATTATAAAATCCTTCAATAAAGATGCTGAAATGAGGGTTTTCAGCTGGAGTGGGATTAAAGATACGATTATGACTCCCCGGGATTCAATTTTATATTATAAATCCTTTTTAAACACGGGTATGATGTCTATGACCCCTCAAACAGGGGAAGTGAAAGCCTGGGTAGGAGGGATCAACTTTAAGCATTTTAAATACGAGCATGTGAAGCAGGCCCGCAGGCAGGTAGGATCTACTTTTAAGCCGTTTGTGTATGCCACCGCTATAGATCAGTTAAAACTTTCTCCCTGTGATACGCTTCCACGAAATCATTTTACCATTGAAGCCGGAAGAATGGGTGCACAAAGCGACTGGTCTCCCAGGAACAGTGATAACAAATACGGCGGGATGATGACTCTAAAAAGTGCATTGGCAAACTCAGTAAACACCATTAGTGCCCGGCTTATTGCCCAAACCGGACCCCGACCTGTTATAGATATGTTGAATAAGCTTGGGGTAGATACCCGAAATATGCCAGAAGTACCTTCTATTTCCCTGGGAACAGCAGATATGAGCGTTTTTGAAATGGTATCAGCCTACAGCACTTTTGTAAATGAAGGAGTATATGTAAAGCCGGTAATTGTTACGCGTATTGAAGATAAGAATGGTACCACCCTGTATCAACATGTGCCGGAAACAAAGGATGTTCTTAGTAAAGAAACCGCTTATGTAACCGTTAATCTTATGGAAGGAGTAACCCAAAGTGGATCGGGAATAAGGCTAAGGGGAACCTGGGCAGGGAATCAGGACCATTATAAACGCGCAGTTACAGGATATCCTTATGACTTCAAGAATCCAATTGCCGGAAAGACAGGAACCACTCAAAATCAAAGTGATGGTTGGTTTATGGGAATGGTGCCAAACCTTGTAACGGGCGTATGGGTAGGTGCTGAAGATCGTGCAGTTCATTTCCCTGGTATTACCTATGGGCAGGGAGCTACAATGGCTCTACCTATTTGGGGGATCTATATGAAAAAGGTTTATGCAGACAAGGAGCTGGAAGTTTCCCAGGGAGATTTTCCAAGGCCGGACAATCTTAGCATTGAAACCAATTGTGGTCTTTATAATCAGCGAAATTCAAGGGATCAGGGAATTCCCGATGAACTTGAATTTTAA
- a CDS encoding CoA transferase subunit A: MIKKTVSNVQEALEGVHDGMTFMLGGFGLSGIPENAISQLVKLNVKDLTCISNNAGVDDFGLGLLLHKKQIKKMISSYVGENAEFERQMLSGELDVELTPQGTLAAKCQAAQQGFPAIYTPAGFGTEVAEGKETREFNGKMYVLEEAYKADFAFVKAWKGDEAGNLIFKGTARNFNPLMCGAATITVAEVEELVKPGELDPNHIHIPGIFVQRIFQGTNYEKRIEQRTVREK; this comes from the coding sequence ATGATCAAAAAAACTGTAAGCAACGTACAGGAGGCACTTGAAGGAGTGCACGATGGGATGACTTTTATGCTTGGCGGCTTTGGCCTGAGCGGTATCCCCGAAAATGCCATCTCTCAACTTGTAAAACTTAATGTTAAAGACCTTACCTGCATTTCTAACAATGCGGGAGTAGATGATTTTGGCCTGGGGTTATTGCTTCATAAGAAACAGATAAAGAAAATGATCTCCTCTTACGTAGGGGAGAATGCCGAGTTTGAGCGCCAAATGCTTAGCGGCGAACTTGATGTGGAACTTACCCCCCAGGGAACTCTTGCCGCTAAATGCCAGGCAGCCCAACAGGGTTTTCCTGCAATCTATACCCCTGCAGGTTTTGGGACCGAAGTAGCCGAAGGGAAGGAAACCCGTGAGTTTAACGGAAAAATGTATGTTCTGGAAGAAGCCTATAAAGCCGATTTTGCCTTTGTAAAAGCCTGGAAAGGCGATGAGGCAGGAAATCTTATATTTAAAGGGACCGCCAGGAATTTTAACCCTTTAATGTGTGGTGCCGCAACTATTACCGTTGCTGAGGTAGAAGAACTGGTAAAACCGGGAGAACTTGATCCCAACCATATTCACATTCCGGGGATCTTTGTACAGCGCATATTTCAGGGAACCAATTATGAGAAGCGCATCGAACAGAGGACTGTGAGAGAAAAATAG
- a CDS encoding CoA transferase subunit B translates to MLDKNGIAKRIAKEVKDGYYVNLGIGIPTLVANYVRDDIEVEFQSENGILGMGPFPFAGEEDADLINAGKQTITALPGASFFDSAMSFGMIRGQHVDLTILGAMEVAENGDIANWKIPGKMVKGMGGAMDLVASAENIIVAMMHTNREGESKLLKRCTLPLTGVGCVSKIVTELAVIEVTDKGFKLLERAPGVSVEQIQKATEGTLIVEGEIPEMQLD, encoded by the coding sequence ATGCTAGATAAAAACGGAATCGCGAAGCGTATTGCAAAAGAAGTAAAGGACGGTTACTATGTGAATCTTGGAATTGGTATTCCTACTCTTGTGGCCAATTATGTGCGCGATGATATTGAAGTTGAATTTCAAAGTGAGAATGGAATTCTGGGGATGGGGCCTTTCCCTTTTGCAGGAGAAGAAGATGCAGATCTTATTAATGCCGGAAAACAAACCATCACGGCCTTGCCGGGAGCAAGCTTTTTTGATTCGGCTATGAGTTTTGGAATGATACGCGGTCAACACGTAGACCTTACAATACTTGGGGCAATGGAAGTTGCTGAAAACGGCGATATCGCCAACTGGAAGATCCCTGGAAAAATGGTTAAGGGAATGGGCGGTGCTATGGACCTCGTAGCTTCTGCTGAAAATATTATCGTGGCAATGATGCATACCAATCGCGAAGGGGAATCTAAATTATTGAAAAGATGCACCCTGCCTCTTACAGGTGTTGGCTGTGTATCAAAAATAGTCACAGAGCTCGCCGTTATAGAAGTCACAGATAAAGGTTTTAAATTGCTGGAGCGTGCACCGGGGGTAAGCGTGGAGCAAATTCAAAAAGCTACTGAAGGAACACTTATCGTGGAGGGAGAAATCCCCGAGATGCAACTCGATTAA
- a CDS encoding diaminopropionate ammonia-lyase yields the protein MNNPPFYINKPTNELPPGLSGETFRSSDPLAYHTSIRNYEPTPLIQLPGLAKKYGVKNIYIKDESFRFGLNAFKALGASYAIHKLLEKDPSIETFCSATDGNHGRAVAWAAKQHGKESRIFVPRGTTEARIDAIQGEGAVVEVIDRNYEATCEHAQIMAAGNGWTLVQDTTLENYEEIPSLIMAGYLTHFMEEEKTIHMLPEAQVDVIFLQSGVGSWPAAAAWYYTNRYENKKPKLVIVEPAEAAGMLASMEAGERCSPQGNFTTMMAGLNCGIPSSLAWEILKNTLDAVIAVEDEFAVEAIREFYYSNEEDPRIMSGESGAGGLAGFIALMKDERFKPVKESLGINKNSRLLFFNTEGATDPPNFQRIIDDVYR from the coding sequence ATGAATAATCCTCCTTTCTATATAAATAAACCAACAAATGAACTTCCCCCAGGATTATCTGGAGAAACTTTTCGAAGCAGTGATCCACTTGCTTACCATACCTCTATAAGAAACTATGAGCCCACCCCATTGATTCAATTGCCAGGACTTGCAAAAAAATATGGGGTAAAGAATATTTATATAAAAGATGAATCCTTTAGGTTTGGATTGAATGCATTTAAGGCTTTGGGAGCATCTTACGCTATCCATAAACTTCTGGAAAAAGATCCATCCATAGAAACCTTTTGTTCCGCCACAGATGGAAACCACGGACGTGCTGTAGCCTGGGCAGCCAAACAACACGGCAAAGAATCCCGCATCTTTGTACCCAGGGGTACTACAGAGGCCCGCATTGATGCCATACAGGGCGAAGGGGCCGTCGTAGAGGTAATAGACCGCAACTACGAAGCAACCTGTGAACATGCGCAGATAATGGCCGCAGGAAACGGCTGGACCCTTGTCCAGGATACAACTCTGGAAAATTATGAGGAAATTCCTTCCTTAATAATGGCAGGTTATCTTACGCATTTTATGGAGGAAGAGAAAACCATCCATATGCTGCCCGAAGCACAAGTAGATGTAATTTTTCTGCAATCTGGAGTGGGAAGCTGGCCCGCAGCCGCGGCCTGGTATTATACCAACCGATATGAAAATAAAAAGCCAAAACTGGTAATAGTGGAACCTGCAGAAGCGGCCGGAATGCTTGCCTCAATGGAAGCTGGAGAACGATGCAGCCCTCAGGGGAATTTTACCACTATGATGGCGGGTTTAAATTGCGGTATACCCTCTTCCCTTGCCTGGGAAATTTTAAAAAACACCCTTGATGCTGTAATTGCAGTAGAGGATGAATTTGCTGTTGAAGCCATCCGGGAGTTTTACTACTCCAATGAAGAGGATCCAAGAATAATGTCTGGGGAATCGGGCGCGGGAGGATTGGCGGGTTTTATAGCTCTCATGAAAGATGAACGATTTAAACCTGTGAAGGAATCCCTGGGAATTAATAAAAACTCCCGGCTCCTGTTTTTTAATACTGAAGGAGCCACAGATCCTCCAAATTTCCAGCGCATCATAGATGATGTTTACCGATAA
- a CDS encoding acyl-ACP desaturase: protein MALSNMRLEVMKTVEKSIDSYVEKYLIPVEEIWQPTDLLPNLQKENYMDEIIQIREEAQELGYDFWVVLVADMVTEEALPTYESWLMDMEGVEQHGASKGEQNGWAKWIRHWTGEENRHGDTLNKYLYLSGRVNMREIEKTTQYLINDGFDIGTGRDPYKNFIYTSFQELATNISHKRVGQLAKKKGNKMLAKMCSIIAGDEMRHHLAYREFVKTIFEYDASEMMLAFQDMMKKKIVMPAQFIRESGQGIAEAFENFSNAAQRLGVYTTYDYIDILQKLNEYWEIDKFTSLTDDAEKARDYLMALPDRMSRIADRISIPQDQHQFKWVEANGRL from the coding sequence ATGGCCTTGAGTAATATGCGATTGGAAGTAATGAAAACTGTTGAGAAATCAATAGACAGTTACGTAGAAAAATATCTGATCCCCGTTGAGGAGATCTGGCAACCAACAGATCTTTTGCCAAATCTTCAGAAAGAAAATTATATGGATGAAATTATCCAGATCCGGGAAGAAGCCCAGGAATTAGGTTATGACTTCTGGGTAGTTCTTGTTGCCGATATGGTTACGGAAGAAGCACTGCCTACTTACGAATCCTGGTTAATGGATATGGAAGGGGTAGAACAGCATGGAGCCTCTAAAGGGGAGCAAAATGGCTGGGCAAAATGGATACGTCACTGGACAGGTGAAGAGAACAGGCATGGGGACACTCTTAATAAATACCTTTATTTATCCGGGAGGGTAAATATGCGGGAAATTGAAAAAACCACGCAATATCTTATAAATGATGGTTTTGATATTGGAACCGGAAGAGATCCTTATAAAAACTTCATATATACCAGTTTTCAGGAACTCGCAACCAATATTTCCCACAAACGCGTAGGCCAGCTTGCCAAGAAAAAAGGTAACAAAATGCTGGCTAAAATGTGCAGTATTATTGCCGGAGATGAGATGAGGCACCACCTCGCCTACCGTGAGTTTGTAAAAACTATTTTTGAATACGATGCGAGCGAAATGATGCTTGCTTTCCAGGATATGATGAAGAAAAAGATCGTAATGCCTGCGCAGTTCATTCGTGAATCTGGCCAGGGTATTGCTGAAGCTTTTGAGAATTTTTCTAATGCCGCGCAACGCCTGGGAGTGTATACCACTTATGATTATATAGACATCCTTCAAAAACTGAATGAGTATTGGGAAATTGACAAATTCACTTCCCTCACAGATGATGCAGAGAAAGCCCGGGATTATTTAATGGCCCTGCCTGATAGAATGTCCCGAATAGCAGACAGGATCTCAATTCCGCAGGATCAACACCAGTTCAAATGGGTTGAGGCCAACGGAAGATTATAG
- a CDS encoding metallophosphoesterase family protein, producing the protein MERTIVIGDIHGGLKALIQLLERIKITPQDRLIFLGDYVDGWSDSANVVTYLIELGKQNSCTFLRGNHDDLTHRWLKTGELNEQWLLHGGQSSMDAYRNFTKPEIETHINFFEQMLNYYIDKEKRLFVHAGFTNLHGPEQEYHNTGYYWDRTLWETALSLDTSLPREHDHYPARLKLFKEIFIGHTPTTRIKKDKPVNAANVWNVDTGAAFKGKLSAMEVRTKELWQSDPVFELYAEENGRN; encoded by the coding sequence ATGGAGAGAACAATTGTAATTGGAGATATACATGGAGGTTTAAAAGCCTTGATACAATTACTGGAACGCATAAAGATCACCCCCCAGGACAGGTTGATATTTCTTGGAGATTATGTAGACGGGTGGAGTGATTCTGCCAACGTAGTAACTTATTTAATAGAATTGGGAAAACAAAATTCCTGTACTTTTTTAAGAGGCAATCATGATGACCTCACGCACAGGTGGTTAAAAACCGGAGAATTAAACGAGCAATGGCTTTTGCACGGCGGGCAATCCAGTATGGATGCTTACCGCAATTTTACTAAACCCGAAATTGAAACCCATATAAATTTCTTTGAGCAAATGCTTAATTATTATATTGATAAAGAAAAACGCTTATTTGTTCATGCGGGTTTCACGAATCTCCATGGCCCGGAACAGGAATATCATAACACAGGCTATTACTGGGACAGGACCCTTTGGGAAACTGCCCTATCTCTTGATACTTCCCTGCCCAGGGAACATGATCATTATCCCGCACGTTTAAAATTATTTAAAGAGATCTTTATAGGCCACACCCCCACCACGCGTATTAAAAAAGACAAACCCGTAAATGCTGCCAATGTGTGGAATGTTGATACCGGCGCTGCATTTAAAGGAAAATTATCGGCAATGGAGGTTCGTACAAAAGAGCTCTGGCAAAGTGATCCGGTTTTTGAGCTATATGCAGAGGAGAACGGCAGAAATTAA
- a CDS encoding ATP-binding protein, whose translation MINKRLLIKNLLAHNDENSFYDKKRRLNIDQKEGKAKFLKHVCALANSNPQNNSYIVIGVEDEDNSIGGVDFFDDSKIQNLINAYLSNPPLVSYENIPFPHLPDHLVVGLVTIRPNNGKLCSLKKNIWKYYGGSVFFRDGSISMPKVYDIEIKDTNSQLVAAIEKHAHNNIELTLDGVFDFMNKRKDYHPNYKVFKEYFVVCWAGKIKKTKNETFYSRVDIELINEQVKLFYSDLDEVSISIDNNSFKIVEFVKLGLEDKFHYYPLEEVIIKFRENAGYEIESQLLFEPPQFDKKILHHIYNANNALLAKLKNGVSFNRIEERDLINLPATYLICYFNQFGEALDKLESCKELLRLHNGKAYLAYKESMRILRKVKYS comes from the coding sequence TTGATCAATAAACGCCTGCTTATTAAAAACCTTCTCGCCCATAATGATGAGAACAGCTTTTATGATAAAAAGCGCAGGCTAAATATTGACCAGAAAGAAGGAAAAGCAAAGTTTTTAAAACATGTGTGCGCTTTAGCAAATTCCAATCCGCAAAACAATTCCTATATAGTAATTGGGGTAGAAGATGAAGATAATAGTATAGGAGGAGTAGATTTTTTTGATGACAGCAAGATCCAGAACCTCATTAATGCGTATTTAAGCAACCCACCATTGGTGTCTTATGAAAACATTCCCTTTCCCCATTTGCCTGATCATCTGGTGGTGGGGCTGGTTACCATTAGGCCCAATAACGGAAAGTTATGCTCCCTTAAGAAGAATATCTGGAAATATTATGGGGGTTCTGTATTCTTTAGGGATGGAAGTATAAGCATGCCCAAGGTTTATGATATTGAAATAAAGGATACCAACTCTCAATTAGTTGCTGCCATTGAAAAACATGCCCACAATAATATTGAGCTCACCCTGGATGGGGTTTTTGATTTCATGAACAAAAGGAAGGATTACCACCCTAACTATAAGGTATTTAAAGAATATTTTGTGGTTTGTTGGGCGGGTAAGATCAAAAAGACGAAGAACGAAACTTTTTATTCCCGGGTAGATATTGAATTGATAAACGAGCAGGTGAAACTATTTTATTCAGACCTGGATGAAGTAAGCATTAGCATTGATAATAATAGTTTTAAAATTGTAGAGTTTGTAAAACTAGGGCTTGAGGATAAATTTCATTATTATCCCCTTGAAGAGGTAATTATAAAATTCAGGGAGAATGCCGGTTATGAAATAGAAAGCCAGTTGCTGTTTGAGCCGCCGCAGTTTGATAAAAAGATACTTCACCATATTTATAATGCCAATAATGCCTTACTCGCAAAACTTAAAAACGGTGTGAGTTTTAATAGAATTGAGGAACGGGATCTTATTAATCTTCCTGCCACCTACCTGATTTGTTATTTCAACCAATTTGGAGAAGCATTGGATAAACTGGAAAGCTGCAAAGAATTATTGCGACTCCATAATGGAAAGGCATACCTGGCATATAAAGAAAGTATGCGAATTTTAAGAAAGGTAAAATACAGTTAA
- a CDS encoding SDR family NAD(P)-dependent oxidoreductase produces the protein MIQTALITGATSGIGRATAYALARANINLILCGRREEELKKLKIELDKRVKVTTLTFDVRDKAEVFKQIESLPEEFSKIDILINNAGNAHGLDPIQKGDIDDWDAMMDINVKGLLYVSKAIIPQMVERKAGHIINIGSTAGKEVYPGGNVYCASKYAVDAINQGMRIDLNQAGIRVGAINPGLTQTGFSEVRFKGDKERADNVYRGFQPLLPEDIADIIAFVVSRPYHVNIADLTVMPTAQASSTIVNRN, from the coding sequence ATGATTCAAACAGCATTAATTACCGGCGCCACCAGTGGAATTGGACGCGCAACTGCCTACGCTTTGGCCCGCGCAAATATTAATTTGATCCTATGCGGAAGGCGTGAGGAGGAACTTAAAAAACTTAAAATAGAATTAGACAAGAGGGTAAAAGTTACTACTCTTACTTTTGATGTAAGAGACAAAGCCGAAGTATTTAAACAAATAGAAAGTTTGCCGGAAGAATTCAGTAAAATTGATATCCTGATCAACAATGCCGGGAATGCCCATGGTTTAGACCCTATCCAAAAAGGAGATATAGATGACTGGGATGCAATGATGGACATAAATGTGAAGGGTCTCCTCTACGTAAGCAAAGCTATTATCCCTCAAATGGTAGAAAGAAAAGCCGGGCATATTATAAATATTGGCTCTACCGCAGGAAAAGAAGTTTACCCGGGTGGAAACGTTTATTGTGCCAGTAAATATGCCGTAGATGCAATAAACCAGGGTATGAGGATAGATTTGAACCAGGCAGGAATACGGGTAGGAGCCATAAACCCCGGCTTAACGCAAACCGGTTTTAGTGAGGTGCGTTTTAAAGGGGACAAGGAAAGGGCAGATAATGTGTACCGAGGTTTCCAGCCATTATTACCAGAGGACATTGCAGACATTATTGCTTTTGTAGTTTCCAGGCCTTACCATGTTAATATTGCAGATCTTACGGTTATGCCCACGGCCCAGGCCAGCAGTACTATTGTAAACAGAAATTAA
- a CDS encoding DUF4382 domain-containing protein yields the protein MISRKLSFRKFTSFLMAAIALTTFASCSDDDTQNDKNARVVVHMTDAPGDYDAVFVDVVDVMIKADATASDDAGWTSLGGIRTGVYDLLSLTGGVTQLLADAEVPPGPLGQIRLVLGNNNTVVINGESQPLSTPSAQQSGLKLQVNQTLEAGEMYEFLLDFDVDQSIVTAGSSGGFILKPVIRLAAMEGTGTITGEVQPSMEVSHVKAANSANTISAYTDANGNFSLNGVPAGTYQITVTPKAGLGLSVKTVNNVVVASGATVDLDVIFVD from the coding sequence ATGATTTCAAGAAAACTAAGTTTCAGAAAATTTACAAGTTTCCTGATGGCCGCTATAGCCCTGACAACGTTTGCAAGCTGTAGTGATGATGACACTCAAAATGATAAAAATGCCCGAGTGGTTGTTCACATGACCGATGCTCCCGGAGATTATGATGCGGTATTTGTAGATGTGGTTGATGTTATGATCAAAGCAGATGCAACAGCATCAGATGATGCCGGATGGACAAGTTTAGGTGGTATTCGTACCGGTGTTTACGATCTTCTTTCCCTTACGGGCGGAGTTACACAATTACTGGCAGATGCCGAAGTTCCTCCAGGGCCACTAGGTCAAATAAGATTAGTTCTTGGAAACAATAACACGGTAGTGATAAATGGAGAATCACAGCCATTAAGCACTCCAAGTGCTCAACAATCTGGTTTAAAACTACAGGTTAACCAAACCCTTGAAGCGGGTGAGATGTATGAATTTTTACTGGACTTTGATGTAGACCAGTCAATTGTTACTGCTGGTTCTTCAGGAGGGTTTATCCTTAAGCCGGTAATTAGACTTGCTGCTATGGAAGGAACCGGAACCATTACCGGTGAAGTACAGCCTTCTATGGAGGTTAGCCATGTTAAAGCCGCGAATTCTGCAAACACAATTTCGGCTTATACAGATGCCAACGGTAACTTCTCCCTCAACGGAGTTCCGGCCGGAACATACCAGATCACTGTTACTCCTAAAGCAGGTTTGGGACTATCAGTAAAGACCGTGAATAACGTAGTTGTAGCTTCTGGTGCAACGGTAGATCTTGATGTAATTTTCGTAGATTAA
- a CDS encoding AAA family ATPase, with protein sequence MIENNASVDISSLNEKIERESAFVDLLTNEINKVIVGQKVMVERLLIGLLGQGHILLEGVPGLAKTLAINTLAQAVHGSFSRIQFTPDLLPADVVGTMIYNMKLNDFSIKKGPIFANFVLADEINRAPAKVQSALLEAMQEKQVTIGDETFKLDRPFLVMATQNPVEQEGTYPLPEAQVDRFMLKTVIKYPQMAEEQMIVRANLRGGFEKVNQVVSLDQIARAQAAVREVYMDEKIEKYILDIVFATRTPEKYKLDELTPLINFGASPRGSINLAIAAKCYAFIKRRGYVIPEDVRAVVYDVLRHRIGLTYEAEAENVTSEDIIGKIINEVEVP encoded by the coding sequence ATGATAGAGAATAACGCGTCAGTCGACATATCCAGCCTTAATGAAAAAATTGAGAGAGAAAGTGCGTTTGTAGACCTGCTTACCAATGAGATCAATAAAGTGATCGTGGGGCAGAAGGTAATGGTAGAGCGTTTATTGATTGGACTTTTGGGCCAGGGACATATTTTGCTTGAGGGAGTGCCCGGTCTTGCAAAAACCCTTGCTATTAATACACTTGCCCAGGCTGTGCATGGAAGTTTCAGCCGGATACAGTTTACTCCAGATCTTTTACCTGCAGATGTTGTGGGAACTATGATCTATAATATGAAACTGAATGATTTCAGCATTAAAAAAGGGCCCATTTTTGCCAATTTTGTTCTTGCGGATGAGATTAACAGGGCTCCTGCCAAAGTGCAATCTGCCTTGCTTGAAGCTATGCAGGAAAAGCAGGTTACTATAGGAGATGAAACCTTTAAACTGGACCGGCCCTTTCTGGTAATGGCTACCCAAAACCCGGTAGAGCAGGAAGGAACCTATCCCTTACCTGAAGCACAGGTGGACAGATTTATGCTTAAAACTGTGATCAAATATCCGCAAATGGCAGAGGAGCAAATGATAGTGCGGGCAAACCTGCGTGGGGGATTTGAGAAAGTGAACCAGGTGGTTAGTCTTGATCAAATTGCCAGGGCCCAGGCTGCGGTAAGGGAGGTTTATATGGATGAAAAAATTGAGAAATATATACTTGATATTGTCTTTGCCACAAGAACTCCTGAAAAATATAAACTGGATGAATTAACCCCCCTCATCAATTTTGGTGCATCTCCAAGGGGAAGTATCAACCTTGCCATTGCAGCAAAATGCTATGCATTTATCAAAAGAAGGGGGTATGTTATTCCTGAAGATGTGCGCGCCGTGGTGTATGATGTACTAAGGCACAGGATTGGTCTTACATATGAAGCTGAGGCTGAAAATGTAACTTCAGAAGATATTATTGGCAAGATCATCAACGAGGTTGAGGTGCCTTAA